The Punica granatum isolate Tunisia-2019 chromosome 4, ASM765513v2, whole genome shotgun sequence genome has a window encoding:
- the LOC116203560 gene encoding 5' exonuclease Apollo gives MERGLISVDRWSGGSQAYFLTHLHADHTQGLSSAWSRGPLFCSHLTSKLLPFKFPNFNLSLLRVLEVGSWHSLSLTSPSSGTKTAVQVMLIDAHHCPGSVMFLFRGEFGCLLYTGDFRWEASIEKAYTSKIILLNAIKGSKLEVLYLDNTYCHPSYAFPSRVDAAKQVVDIIISHPEHDIIIAIDNLGKEELLLYISRMLKIKIWVWPERLQTLHLLGYEDIFTTKTSFTRVRAVPRYSFTVDTLEGLNKVRPTIGIMPSGLPGILGHFGMNENLCTSLADSRSNGFKSSEIFTITSNGQKWNVRSVEKLHQYIYSVPYSDHASFSEIQEFVELVRPINMRGIVSSSSCYINPLYYFGHFRGVNQPSQKSWQKHKGVESMSAIQTESLCQISHCPNLARKRRRSEKIRILGHRFSRVSALRRVRQGVKIVENDCVD, from the exons ATGGAGAGAGGGCTTATCTCCGTCGACCGTTGGTCGGGCGGAAGCCAAGCCTACTTCCTGACGCACCTGCACGCCGACCACACGCAGGGCCTCTCCTCCGCCTGGTCCAGGGGCCCTCTCTTCTGCTCCCACCTCACCTCCAAGCTCCTCCCCTTCAAGTTCCCCAACTTCAACCTCTCTCTCCTCCGCGTCCTCGAGGTAGGTTCGTGGCACTCGCTCTCCCTGACCTCTCCCTCTTCCGGTACCAAAACTGCCGTCCAGGTCATGCTGATCGACGCTCACCACTGTCCCG GTTCAGTGATGTTCCTTTTCCGTGGAGAGTTTGGGTGCTTGCTCTACACTGGAGATTTCCGATGGGAAGCATCTATTGAAAAGGCCTATACATCCAAGATTATCCTTTTGAATGCTATCAAGGGCAGTAAACTCGAGGTTCTCTATTTGGATAATACGTACTGTCACCCATCATATGCTTTCCCTTCTCGGGTAGATGCTGCCAAACAG GTTGTTGACATCATTATCTCTCACCCTGAACACGACATCATCATTGCGATTGACAATCTGGGAAAAGAAGAGCTTTTACTTTATATTTCCCGGATGCTCAAAATTAAG ATCTGGGTGTGGCCAGAACGTTTGCAGACTCTGCATCTTCTTGGATATGAAGACATATTCACAACCAAAACTTCTTTTACCAGAGTCCGAGCTGTCCCACGGTATAGTTTTACTGTTGATACTTTGGAGGGACTGAATAAAGTGCGCCCCACCATAGGAATTATGCCCTCTGGACTTCCAGGGATACTAGGACACTTTGGAATGAATGAGAATTTATGTACTTCTCTAGCAGACTCTAGGAGTAACGGATTCAAAAGCAGTGAAATTTTCACCATCACCAGCAATGGGCAGAAGTGGAATGTAAGATCAGTTGAGAAGTTacaccaatatatatattcggtgCCATATTCTGATCATGCAAGCTTTTCAGAAATTCAGGAATTTGTAGAACTTGTCCGACCAATCAACATGAGAGGCATCGTGTCTTCATCATCTTGCTACATTAATCCTCTCTATTATTTTGGTCACTTTCGAGGAGTAAATCAACCATCACAGAAGTCATGGCAGAAGCACAAAGGAGTTGAAAGTATGTCAGCTATTCAAACCGAATCTTTGTGCCAAATTAGTCATTGCCCTAATTTAGCAAGGAAAAGGCGAAGGTCTGAAAAAATTAGAATTCTAGGTCATCGTTTTAGCAGAGTAAGTGCTCTCAGGCGAGTTCGACAAGGTGTAaagattgtggaaaatgactgTGTGGACTGA